Proteins encoded in a region of the Drosophila sechellia strain sech25 chromosome 2L, ASM438219v1, whole genome shotgun sequence genome:
- the LOC6618166 gene encoding uncharacterized protein LOC6618166, producing MKTIALLVLANLGIALSNKLYEEHDRLVTWRLRNIVDKYKYLATGNAEFSQWIEKVNNAATHSSFSLRMLTESDFKSYDKQRQMLEDNITQRLNTLRSLISLRKGGKRCVRFYQHQENELKNAYKLSNQRKQELYINNGMECPARPVIQGYDYDYYGGY from the exons ATGAAGACAATAGCACTCTTAGTATTGGCTAATCTCGGTATTG CCCTAAGTAACAAGTTATATGAAGAACACGACAGGCTGGTGACGTGGAGGCTTCGAAATATTGTAGACAAGTATAAATACTTGGCCACCGGAAATGCTGAGTTCTCCCAGTGGATTGAAAAAGTAAACAACGCTGCTACCCACAGTAGCTTTAGCTTAAGGATGCTAACAGAAAGTGACTTCAAATCATACGATAAGCAACGCCAAATGCTTGAAGATAACATTACTCAGCGCTTGAACACGCTCAGATCCCTAATATCATTAAGAAAAGGGGGCAAGAGATGTGTTCGATTCTACCAGCATCAGGAAAACGAACTTAAAAATGCCTACAAGCTCTCCAATCAGAGAAAGCAAGAGCTGTATATAAATAATGGGATGGAATGCCCTGCACGACCGGTGATACAAGGATATGATTACGATTACTATGGAGGCTATTGA
- the LOC6618167 gene encoding uncharacterized protein LOC6618167, producing the protein MHLLVSGMKIIALLVLAKLGFALSESLAEMDRLATWRLRNISNKYKFLSTGNPEFYQWIERVNTVADEFNHYNKHRQRLEDEITERLITIRSIIAIRNASKRCLRFYLHQEAELESAYKSSNERKRQVLYQNSVACPHGVDDGRLGDPYFVDYL; encoded by the exons ATGCATTTGTTGGTCAGCGGAATGAAGATAATAGCACTCTTAGTATTAGCAAAGCTGGGCTTTG CCCTCAGTGAATCCTTAGCAGAAATGGACAGGCTGGCGACGTGGAGGCTTCGAAATATTTCAAACAAGTACAAATTCCTGTCCACCGGAAACCCCGAGTTCTACCAGTGGATAGAAAGGGTAAACACTGTGGCCGATGAATTCAATCACTACAACAAGCATCGCCAAAGACTTGAGGATGAGATTACTGAGCGCTTGATAACGATCAGATCCATAATTGCCATTAGGAACGCAAGCAAGAGATGTCTGCGATTCTACCTTCATCAGGAAGCTGAACTTGAAAGTGCCTACAAGTCCTCCAACGAAAGAAAACGGCAGGTCCTCTACCAAAATAGTGTAGCATGCCCTCATGGAGTGGATGACGGCAGGCTGGGTGACCCTTACTTTGTAGACTATTTATGA
- the LOC116803530 gene encoding uncharacterized protein LOC116803530, producing MKFMAICLLANIGCILGTTINQLNDEATIRLRGLVEKYKLQALSNPEFSQWIGKLEKTSRSSRLIDKMKVKAEFMNYDERRQKLENKIKERIRTIDDLISDIMAKAPNKDKGCLQYYQRQRRSLRMAHNFSNLTKQTNLLRNSKQCNDTTKVQSSELSESSENPDEYSYY from the exons ATGAAGTTTATGGCAATATGCCTGTTGGCAAATATTGGCTGCA TACTTGGCACTACAATTAACCAGCTTAATGACGAAGCCACAATTCGGCTAAGAGGTCTTGTGGAAAAATATAAACTGCAAGCTCTTAGCAATCCCGAATTCTCTCAGTGGATTGGGAAACTTGAGAAAACCAGCAGGTCGAGCAGATTGATAGACAAAATGAAGGTCAAAGCTGAATTTATGAACTACGACGAACGTCGCcagaaattggaaaataaaattaaggaACGCATTAGGACGATCGATGACCTCATTTCCGATATTATGGCCAAAGCCCCGAATAAGGATAAAGGGTGTCTTCAGTATTACCAACGCCAGCGGAGATCCCTAAGAATGGCCCACAATTTTTCGAATTTAACTAAGCAGACAAACCTCTTACGCAACTCTAAGCAATGCAATGATACAACTAAAGTGCAGTCTAGCGAACTAAGTGAAAGCTCTGAAAATCCGGATGAGTATAGTTATTACTAA
- the LOC6618169 gene encoding uncharacterized protein LOC6618169, which yields MFRNLSMLRNQLALHRVLVARSTLHSKMSTGLTCLTIDRPRNIDGVTVIDININEMAKNDVEFNRNFVNSLTLMDRSPFNAVDAADAVESPPAENSISGDTVEVLPTGAPSSVIGVDGSPIVPIEIDGWNQDEEDPTVQKNVQDVDIGNDDEYKAEMELRVPEVREGRTEYKGIKVTLPESANQDVGTYRFRRDPKDLEEVGDDTRLVRYDK from the coding sequence ATGTTTCGCAATCTGTCGATGCTGAGGAATCAGTTGGCGCTGCACCGAGTCCTTGTGGCCCGCTCGACCTTGCACTCAAAAATGTCCACTGGTCTTACTTGCCTCACCATTGACCGTCCGCGGAACATCGATGGCGTGACCGTGatagatataaatattaatgagATGGCCAAGAATGACGTGGAGTTTAATCGCAATTTCGTCAATTCGCTGACATTGATGGACCGTTCCCCGTTCAACGCAGTGGATGCGGCGGATGCAGTTGAGTCGCCACCAGCAGAGAATTCGATTTCCGGAGATACCGTCGAGGTCCTGCCTACTGGCGCACCCAGTTCCGTTATAGGCGTCGACGGAAGCCCCATTGTCCCCATCGAGATAGATGGCTGGAACCAGGACGAGGAGGATCCCACCGTGCAAAAGAACGTCCAGGACGTGGACATTGGCAACGATGACGAGTACAAGGCCGAGATGGAGCTGCGCGTGCCAGAGGTCAGGGAAGGTCGAACCGAGTACAAGGGCATCAAGGTGACGCTGCCGGAATCGGCCAACCAGGATGTGGGCACATATCGCTTCCGCCGCGATCCAAAGGATCTGGAGGAGGTCGGCGACGACACGCGTCTTGTTCGATACGACAAGTAG
- the LOC6618170 gene encoding cryptochrome-2, whose product MDAQRSTLVHWFRKGLRVHDNPALSHIFTAANAAPGKYFVRPIFILDPGILDWMQVGANRWRFLQQTLEDLDNQLRKLDSRLFVVRGKPAEVFPRIFKSWRVEMLTFETDIEPYSLTRDAAVQKLAKAEGVKVETHCSHTIYNPELVIAKNLGKAPITYQKFLGIVDQLKVPKVLGVPEKLKKMPTPPKDEVEQKDSAAYDCPTMEQLVKRPEELGPNKFPGGETEALRRMEESLKDEIWVARFEKPNTAPNSLEPSTTVLSPYLKFGCLSARLFNQKLKEIIKRQPKHSQPPVSLIGQLMWREFYYTVAAAEPNFDRMLGNVYCMQIPWQKHPDHLEAWTHGRTGYPFIDAIMRQLRQEGWIHHLARHAVACFLTRGDLWISWEEGQRVFEQLLLDQDWALNAGNWMWLSASAFFHQYFRVYSPVAFGKKTDPQGHYIRKYVPELSKYPAGCIYEPWKASLADQRAYGCVLGTDYPHRIVKHEVVHKENIKRMGAAYKVNREVRTGKEEESSFEEKSESSTSGKRKVRRAAGSAPKRKR is encoded by the exons ATGGATGCACAAAGGTCCACGCTGGTCCACTGGTTCCGTAAAGGCCTCCGGGTGCACGACAACCCCGCATTATCGCACATTTTTACCGCCGCTAACGCTGCTCCAGGAAAATACTTTGTCCGTCCGATTTTCATCCTGGATCCAGGAATCCTCGATTGGATGCAAGTGGGCGCCAATCGATGGCGATTCCTGCAGCAAACGCTGGAGGACTTGGATAACCAGCTTCGGAAACTTGATTCCCGTCTGTTTGTGGTGCGTGGGAAGCCCGCAGAGGTTTTTCCCCGTATTTTTAAGAGTTGGCGCGTGGAAATGCTGACTTTTGAGACAGATATCGAGCCGTACTCCCTGACCCGGGATGCTGCCGTCCAGAAGTTGGCCAAGGCAGAGGGTGTAAAAGTGGAGACTCACTGCTCCCACACGATTTATAATCCGGAATTGGTTATAGCGAAGAATCTTGGCAAGGCTCCAATTACCTATCAAAAGTTCCTGGGCATTGTGGACCAACTGAAGGTACCCAAGGTTCTAGGGGTTCCTGAAAAGCTTAAAAAGATGCCTACACCACCCAAAGATGAAGTGGAACAGAAGGATTCGGCGGCCTATGATTGTCCTACGATGGAGCAATTAGTGAAACGACCGGAGGAACTAGGACCTAATAAGTTTCCGGGAG GTGAAACGGAGGCACTGCGCCGCATGGAGGAATCCCTAAAGGATGAAATTTGGGTTGCCCGCTTTGAGAAGCCCAACACGGCGCCCAACTCGCTGGAGCCTAGCACAACCGTACTGAGTCCATACCTCAAATTTGGATGTCTTAGTGCCCGACTGTTCAATCAAAAGCTCAAGGAAATTATCAAGCGCCAGCCGAAGCACTCGCAGCCGCCCGTTTCACTCATTGGACAACTCATGTGGAGGGAATTTTACTACACGGTGGCGGCTGCGGAACCCAACTTTGATCGAATGTTGGGCAATGTATACTGCATGCAGATTCCGTGGCAGAAGCATCCTGATCACTTGGAGGCCTGGACTCACGGACGCACCGGATATCCTTTTATCGACGCCATCATGCGTCAGCTGCGGCAGGAGGGTTGGATCCATCATCTGGCCCGGCATGCGGTGGCATGTTTCCTAACGCGAGGAGACCTCTGGATCAGCTGGGAGGAGGGACAGCGGGTGTtcgagcagctgctgctggatcAGGACTGGGCACTAAACGCTGGCAACTGGATGTGGCTATCTGCGTCCGCCTTCTTTCACCAGTACTTTCGCGTCTACAGTCCGGTGGCGTTTGGCAAGAAAACGGACCCCCAAGGGCACTATATCAGGAAGTATGTGCCGGAACTCTCAAAATATCCAGCTGGCTGTATTTATGAGCCCTGGAAGGCGTCGCTGGCGGATCAGCGGGCATACGGCTGCGTCCTCGGCACGGATTATCCCCACCGGATTGTTAAACACGAAGTGGTGCACAAGGAGAACATTAAGAGAATGGGCGCTGCCTACAAAGTAAATCGGGAGGTGCGCACGGGCAAGGAGGAGGAGTCGTCTTTCGAGGAGAAATCAGAATCCTCCACTTCAGGCAAGCGGAAGGTGCGAAGGGCAGCCGGAAGTGCCCCTAAGCGAAAACGTTAA